DNA from Frateuria edaphi:
CGCCTTGCCGGGCGCGCCGGCGGCAAATGCGGCGCAGTTTGCGGTGGCGAGCAACAGCAGGACGGGCGGGCGTTTCATGGCATCACCTCGCGAGGGGAAAGACACATGGGGAGCAGGCCCCTCCAGCATCGCGCGCCGGCATCGCCGGCGCCAGCATTGCCGTGTCAGGAACTTGCCATCGGCCGATCACACGTATTGAACGGGGGTTGCGCCATGCTTGGAAGATGCCTACGGTTCGATCCGCTCCGCGGTACCGCGGCACCGGCAACGCCCACGCACACCGCGAGTCCGATCCACGATGGAGCAGGCCATGACGCAGCTGAGCCCCCTCGCCGGCGACACTCTCGCGCAGCGCTACCGGCGGGTCCGCCAACAGACCCTGCAGCTCTGCGCGGGCCTCACGGCCGAAGACATGATGGTGCAGTCGATGCCCGACGCCAGCCCGGCGAAGTGGCACCTGGCCCACACCACATGGTTCTTCGAGCAGTTCGTGCTCGGGCGTGATCCGCATTACCGCCCGCGCGACCCGGCCTGGCATTACCTGTTCAATTCCTACTACCAGAGCGTCGGCCCGATGCACGCGCGGCCGCAACGAGGCCTGCTGTCGCGGCCTTCGCTGGACGAAGTGCTGGCGTATCGCCGCCACGTCGACGAGGCCCTGGGCGCGATGTTGTTGCGCGAGGACGAGAATGCGCCGACCGCGATCATCGAGCTCGGTCTGCAACATGAACAGCAGCACCAGGAATTGCTGCTCACCGACATCCTCCATGCGTTCTGGTGCAACCCGCTGCTGCCGTCGTACCTGCAGGCGGCGCCGCCCGCGTCCATGGCCCCGGTTTCCCTGCAGTTCCTGCCAGGACAGGAAGGCGTGGTCGCGATCGGCCATGCCGGCGACGACTTCGCCTTCGACAACGAAACCCCGCGGCACCGAACCCTGCTGGCGTCGCATGCGCTGGCCAACCGCCTGGTCACCAACGAGGAGTACGCCGCGTTCGTGCATGACGGCGGCTATCGCGAGCCGTCGTTGTGGCTGTCCGATGGTTGGGCCACCGTGCAGAACGAAGGATGGCAGCGGCCGATCTACTGGCGGCCGGACCTGGCGAGCGCGTTCTCGCTGGCCGGCGTGCAGGCACTGGACCCGGGCGCACCGGTCTGCCACCTGAGCTACTACGAAGCCGATGCGTTCGCCCGCTGGGCTGGCGCGCGACTGCCTACGGAAGCCGAATGGGAGGCCGCGGCCGCAACGCTGCCGGTCCAGGGCAATCTGCTCGATGGCGTGCCACGGCTTCCGCAACCGACCGGCGGCACGGGCCTGGCGCAGATGTACGGCGACGCCTGGGAGTGGACCGCATCGCCCTACGTGGCCTATCCCGGTTTCCGCCCCCTGCCGGGCGCGCTCGGCGAATACAACGGCAAGTTCATGTGCGGCCAGTGGGTGCTGCGTGGCGGTTCGTGCGCCACCCCAGCCGGCCACGTGCGCGCGAGCTACCGCAACTTCTTCCCCCCGCAGGCGCGCTGGCAGTTCGCCGGACTGCGCCTGGCCAAGGACCGATAAGATCTCAAGGAGCATTGCCCCGATGAACATCCGTGCCCTGGACATGCCCGCCGACGGACGGACCCCGCCCGCCGGTGGGCTGCTGGAGACCGTCCGCCGCGGGCTGCGTGCGCAGCCCAAGCGCCTGCCCTCGTGGCTGTTCTACGACGCGCAGGGTTCGGCGCTGTTCGAGCGCATCTGCGAGCAGCCGGAGTACTACCTGACCCGCTGCGAGACCGCCCTGATGCGCGAGCACGCCGCCAGCATCGCCGACACGCTGGGCATGGAGGTGCGGTTGGTCGAGTACGGCAGTGGCAGCGCGACCAAGACGCGCCTGCTGCTCGAGCACATGGCCGCGCCGGTGAGCTACGTTCCGGTGGAGATCTCGCCCGAACCGTTGCTGCAGAGCGTGCGGCGCCTGGGCGAACACTTTCCGCAGCTCCCGGTGCAACCGCTCTGCGCCGACTTCACCCGTCCGCTGCGCCTGCCGATCCCGCCGCGCGCGCCGCGACGCACGGTCGTCTATTTTCCCGGCTCGACCATCGGCAACTTCGACACGCGCGAGGCGATCGCCCTGTTGCGCAAGATGCGCACGGAGATGGGCGAGAACGGCGGCATCCTGATCGGTGCGGACCTGAAGAAAGACACGTCGCTGATCGAGGCGGCCTACAACGACGCCGCCGGCGTCACGGCGGAATTCACCCTCAACATGCTCGCGCGCCTGAACCGCGAGCTGGGCAGCGATTTCGACCTGGGCGCATTTCGCCACCGCGCGCACTACAACGCGTTGGCCGGCCGCATCGAAACCAGCCTGGTCAGCCAGCGCGAGCAGAAAGCGCGGGTGGGCCGCAGCCAGATCGCCTTCGGCAAGGACGAGGCGATCCGGGTGGAAGTCAGCTGCAAGTATTCGCTGGAGGATTTCGCCACGCTTGCGGGCAAGGCCGGGCTGGAGGTGCTGCGTGTGTGGCTGGACCCCGAAGGGATGTTCAGCGTGCAGTATCTGGTGCGCGCCGGCTCGGTCGCACGCTAGGCAGACCAACCATAGGTGGGCCAGCCCGCCACGCTCTTGCGGCTACTCGTGCCGATGGCCGCGTTGCCGCCTGGCGTCAACGCGTAGAATCGCGCTCCCATCCGTCAGCCCGAATCCGATGGCAGCCACCGTCGCCACCGCACCCGCGCCCCAGCTGGACGCCCTGTTCCTGCCCATTGCCAGCGGCGAGTTGCGCCTGCCCGACGACGGCCGGGTGCTTTTCCTGCGTGCCCGCGAGGGTTTGCCGTTACGCGCGTTCGCCACCCCGGCCTGGCTTTGCGCGCAGAGTTTCGGGCCCTTTGCCGACGAGCTTCGCCGGGCGGGCATGACCGTCGGCGAGCCGGCGCAGGACGACCGGTTCGCGCTGGTCCTCGTGCTGCCGCCGCGTCAGCGCGACGAGGCCCGCGCCCTGTTCGCCCGTGCGGCACGACACCTGCAGCCCGGTGGCGTCGTGCTGATGGCGGTGCCCAATGCCGAGGGCGCGAAATCGGCCGAAGCGGATGCCGTGCGGCTGTTCGGCGCGGTGCACAGCCTGTCCAAGCACAAGTGCCGGGTGTTCTGGGCGAGCGCCGGCGAGGCGGTGGATGCCGCACGGCTGGCCGAATGGGAAGCGTTCGACGTGCCACGCCGGATCGCCGGTGGTTATCTCAGCCGCCCCGGGCTGTTTGCCTGGGATCGCATCGACGCGGCCTCGGCGCTGCTTGCGGCACAGCTGCCGAACGACCTACACGGCCGTGTCGCCGATCTCGGTGCGGGCTATGGGTATCTCGCGGCGCAGGTGATCGCGCGCTGCCCTGGCGTCACCGCCATGGATCTGTACGAAGCCGAAGCCCGTGCACTGGAACCGGCCCGCATCAACCTCGCCGAGGCGATCGCTGCGAGCGGGCGACAAGTGGATGCGGAGGTGCACTGGCACGATGTCACCACCGGCCTGCTGCATCGCTACGATGCGATCGTGACCAATCCGCCGTTCCACCAGGGGCGCGCGGACCTGCCCGGGCTCGGCCGTGCCTTCATCGACGCGGCTGCCGATGCGCTGCTTCCGCACGGTCGACTGTGGATGGTCGCCAACCGGCACCTGCCGTACGAGGCCACGCTGGCTACACGCTTCGCCCACGTGCGCACGGTGGCCATGCAGGAGGGCTTCAAGGTGATCGAGGCGGTGCGTGCATGAAGCTGGTGCGCCTCATTGCCAACCTCGGCTACGGCAGCCGCAAGGAAGTGATGCAGCTGTTCCGGGAAGGGCGCGTTACCGATCCGGCGGGCGAGGTGCTCTACACCGACGACCGGGCCGAACACGCGGACATCCGCATCGACGGCGAACCGCTGGACCCTCCGGCCGGGCTGGTACTGCTGATGCACAAGCCGACCGGCTACACCTGCTCGCGCAAGGACGCCGGCCGGCTGGTCTACGACCTGCTGCCGCCGCGCTGGCGGCGCCGCGATCCGGCGCTGTCTACCGTCGGGCGGCTCGACCGCGACACGTCCGGGCTGTTGCTGCTCACCGACGATGGCGCGCTGCTGCACCGGATCATTTCGCCCAAGGCCAGCGTCGCCAAGGTTTACGAGGCCACGCTTGCCCGCGACCTGCGTGGCGACGAGGGGGAGGTGTTCGCCAGCGGCACGCTGATGCTGGAATCGGAAACCACGCCGCTCGCCCCGGCACAGCTGCAGCCGCTCGGGCCGCGCCGCGCCAGGCTGACAGTCACCGAGGGGCGCTATCACCAGGTGCGGCGCATGTTCGCCGCCGTGGGCAACCACGTGGACGCGCTCGAGCGTGTGGCGATCGGCCGGCTGACGCTCGACGGCCTGGCGCCGGGTGCGTGGCGCGCGCTGGCGGCGGAGGAGATCGCCGAGGCTTTCGAGCCGCCGTCGCTTCCGTAGGACCAGTTGGGCCCGCATGCGTTGCGGACCCAACGGCAGGAGCTTCTACAGGAGCTTCACCGGCGTGGGCACGGACGGGCCATACCATTTGCGCCGCTCGTCCCGGCAACCGGGACTGCCCATGGCGTACTTGCGGCAGATCGACGGGCGTTGCTCGTAGATCGTGCAGCGCGAGGTATTCGGATCGACCGCCGCGCACCAGCCGTCCTCGCCCTTGGCGAGCGTCGCAAGTCCGTGATCGTCGCGCGTGACCAGCCAGTCGGGCACGTCGTCCTCGGGCATCAAAACCACGGTCAGCCGGCAGCACACCGCATCGCAGGCCGTGCATTGCACGGAAGGGTCCACGCTCGTGGCGTAGCGATCGTCTTCGAAGTCGTCGTTCACGCGTCAGTATGGGGCCTCGGGCGATCCCGTGCGCTAAACATTCGTGTTGGCGAACGCACACTGCGCGAACGTTCCCTCGCGGACTTGCATGCGATCATCCCGCGATGCGCCTGGACTTCGACAATGCCTTCCTGCGCGATCTCGCGGGCGACCCCGAGCACGGGCCGCGCCTGCGCCAGGTCGAAGGGGCCGCCTGGTCGCACGTCCAGCCCACGCCCGTGCCCGCGCCGCGCGTGGTGGCCTGGTCGTCCGAGATGGCGGCGATACTGGGGTTGTCGAGGCACGACATCGAAAGTCCCGACTTCGCCAGCGTGTTCGGCGGCAATGCGCTGCTGGAAGGCATGCAGCCGTGGGCCAGCAACTACGGCGGCCACCAGTTCGGCGTATGGGCTGGGCAACTGGGCGACGGTCGGGCGATTTCGCTGGGGGAGGCACTGGACGCGCGAGGTCGGCGCTGGGAGCTGCAACTGAAGGGCGCCGGCCCTACGCCGTACTCGCGTGGCGCGGACGGCCGCGCGGTGTTGCGTTCGTCGATCCGCGAGTTCCTCTGCAGCGAAGCGATGCACCACCTGGGCGTTCCCACCACGCGCGCACTGTGTCTGGTCGAGACCGGCGAGGCAGTGGTGCGCGACATGTTCTACGACGGCCATCCGCGTGAGGAGCCCGGTGCCATCGTCTGTCGCGCCGCGCCCTCGTTCATCCGTTTCGGCCACTTCGAACTGCCTTACGCGCGCAACGACGTGGCGCTGCTGCGCCAGCTGGTCGACTTCACCATCGGGCGTGATTTCCCGCACCTGCACGGGCAGGGCGAAGCGCTTTATGCGGACTGGTTCGGCGAAGCCTGCGAACGCACCGCGCGACTGATGGCGCAGTGGATGCGCGTCGGCTTCGTGCACGGCGTGATGAATACCGACAACATGTCGATCCTTGGCCTGACCATCGACTACGGCCCCTACGGCTGGATCGACGACTACGATCCGGAGTGGACGCCCAACACCACCGACGCGGCGCGTCGACGCTACCGCTTTGGCCAGCAGCCCAACGTGGCGTGGTGGAACCTCAGCCGGCTGGCCAGCGCGTTGTCGCCGCTGTTCGCCGATGTCGCGCCGCTGCAGGCGGGGCTCGATCGCTACGTCCGCACGTGGGGGGCCTCCGACCGCGCCAGCGCGGCGGCGAAACTCGGCCTTGCCACGGCCCGCGACGAAGACCTGGAACTGCGCGACGGCCTGCATGCCTGGATGCGCGAGGCCACGGCCGACATGACGCTCACCTGGCGCGCGCTGATCGAGCTGGATCCTGCCGCGCCCTCGCCGGACGTGCTGGCGGGCGTGTGCTACGACGAGAGCCGACGCCCGGCTACCGAGCCGGTGCTGCGCGACTGGCTGGAGCGGTACGCCGCGCGCCTGCGCGAGGATCCGTTGCCGGCGGAGCAGCGTCGCACCCGCATGCAGATGGCCAATCCCAGGTATGTGCTGCGCAACTACCTCGCCCAGGAGGCGATCGATCGCGCGGAGCAGGGCGACTATGCGCCGGTCCACGAGCTGCTGGACGTGATGCGCCACCCTTACGACGAGCAGCCCGGGCGCGAGCACTTTGCGCGCAAGCGTCCCGAATGGGCGAAACAGCGCGCCGGTTGCTCGATGCTCTCCTGCAGTTCCTAGATCGTCGGCGCAAGCGGCGCGCGCAGGTTTATTTATTGCAGCGCGTGGTCGATGAACTGGCGCAGTTGCGCGGCGTTGAGCGCACCCGCCTGACGGGCGATCTCGCGCCCGCCGCTGAACAGCGCTAGCGTGGGAATGCTGCGGATGCCGAATCGCTGCGACAACTGCGGCTGCGCGTCGGTATCGACCTTGGCCAGGCGCAGGCGCGGTTCGAACTGGCGCGCCGCCTCTGCGAACACCGGCGCGAAGCCGCGACACGGGCCGCACCAGGGTGCCCAGAAGTCGATCAGCACCGGAAGGTCGCCACGTCCGGTCACGGCATCGAAGTTGGCCGCCGTCAGCTCGAGCGGACGGCCCTCGAACAGGGCCTTCTTGCAACGGCCGCACACCGGCTGCTCGGCCAGGCGATCGGCAGGGACGCGGTTGAGCGCATCACAGTAAGGGCAGGGAACGTTCAACGGTGTGGACATGGCATGCTTCCGGGTGGCCTCGCACGGATATGGCGGCCGTCGCGGACGGTGCAAGCGATCCGGACAGCGGAACCGCGGCGAACCAGTTGCGCCAGATGTGGCCAAACGCGGAATTGACCGTCGCAAACTGTTGACACACCCGGGCCCGCTCGCGAAAATAGGCGTTCTTTGTTGGAGGGATACCCAAGCGGCCAACGGGGGCAGACTGTAAATCTGCTGGCTTACGCCTTCGGTGGTTCGAATCCACCTCCCTCCACCATCAGACGAGTTCCGCGCAGGACCTGGTGTCAAGCCGGGAGTTGTACCAGGCGGGAGTAGTTCAATGGTAGAACCTCAGCCTTCCAAGCTGATGGTGCGGGTTCGATTCCCGTCTCCCGCTCCATTGATCTCGTCTCCAAACGTTTTCGCTCATGTAGCTCAGTCGGTAGAGCACTTCCTTGGTAAGGAAGAGGTCACAGGTTCGATTCCTGTCATGAGCACCATCTCACGCGGCTGCCGCCGGTCGCTCCGGGCCTACGGCAGGTTTTCTTTTTTTTCATTGACTCCATCGGGGTTTAGCGCGCATGGCAAAGGGTAAATTCGAACGCACCAAGCCGCACGTGAACGTCGGCACGATCGGCCACGTGGACCACGGCAAGACGACGCTGACGGCGGCGCTGACCAAGGTCGGAGCCGAGCGCTTCGGTGGTGAATTCAAGGCCTACGACGCGATCGACGCGGCGCCGGAAGAGAAGGCGCGCGGCATCACGATCTCGACCGCGCACGTGGAATACGAGTCGCCGACCCGCCACTACGCGCACGTCGACTGCCCCGGTCACGCCGACTACGTCAAGAACATGATCACCGGTGCGGCGCAGATGGACGGCGCGATCCTGGTGTGCTCGGCCGCCGACGGCCCGATGCCGCAGACCCGCGAGCACATCCTGCTGTCGCGCCAGGTGGGCGTGCCCTACATCGTCGTGTTCCTGAACAAGGCCGACATGGTCGACGACGCCGAGCTGCTCGAGCTGGTCGAGATGGAAGTGCGCGAGCTGCTGTCCAAGTACGACTTCCCGGGCGACGACACCCCGATCATCAAGGGTTCGGCGCTGAAGGCGCTGGAAGGCGACCAGTCCGAAATCGGCGTGCCGGCGATCATCCAGCTGGTGGACGCGCTGGACAGCTACATCCCCGAGCCGGTGCGTGCGATCGACAAGCCGTTCCTGATGCCGGTCGAAGACGTGTTCTCGATC
Protein-coding regions in this window:
- a CDS encoding pseudouridine synthase, with product MKLVRLIANLGYGSRKEVMQLFREGRVTDPAGEVLYTDDRAEHADIRIDGEPLDPPAGLVLLMHKPTGYTCSRKDAGRLVYDLLPPRWRRRDPALSTVGRLDRDTSGLLLLTDDGALLHRIISPKASVAKVYEATLARDLRGDEGEVFASGTLMLESETTPLAPAQLQPLGPRRARLTVTEGRYHQVRRMFAAVGNHVDALERVAIGRLTLDGLAPGAWRALAAEEIAEAFEPPSLP
- a CDS encoding class I SAM-dependent methyltransferase; protein product: MAATVATAPAPQLDALFLPIASGELRLPDDGRVLFLRAREGLPLRAFATPAWLCAQSFGPFADELRRAGMTVGEPAQDDRFALVLVLPPRQRDEARALFARAARHLQPGGVVLMAVPNAEGAKSAEADAVRLFGAVHSLSKHKCRVFWASAGEAVDAARLAEWEAFDVPRRIAGGYLSRPGLFAWDRIDAASALLAAQLPNDLHGRVADLGAGYGYLAAQVIARCPGVTAMDLYEAEARALEPARINLAEAIAASGRQVDAEVHWHDVTTGLLHRYDAIVTNPPFHQGRADLPGLGRAFIDAAADALLPHGRLWMVANRHLPYEATLATRFAHVRTVAMQEGFKVIEAVRA
- a CDS encoding YkgJ family cysteine cluster protein is translated as MNDDFEDDRYATSVDPSVQCTACDAVCCRLTVVLMPEDDVPDWLVTRDDHGLATLAKGEDGWCAAVDPNTSRCTIYEQRPSICRKYAMGSPGCRDERRKWYGPSVPTPVKLL
- the egtB gene encoding ergothioneine biosynthesis protein EgtB, encoding MTQLSPLAGDTLAQRYRRVRQQTLQLCAGLTAEDMMVQSMPDASPAKWHLAHTTWFFEQFVLGRDPHYRPRDPAWHYLFNSYYQSVGPMHARPQRGLLSRPSLDEVLAYRRHVDEALGAMLLREDENAPTAIIELGLQHEQQHQELLLTDILHAFWCNPLLPSYLQAAPPASMAPVSLQFLPGQEGVVAIGHAGDDFAFDNETPRHRTLLASHALANRLVTNEEYAAFVHDGGYREPSLWLSDGWATVQNEGWQRPIYWRPDLASAFSLAGVQALDPGAPVCHLSYYEADAFARWAGARLPTEAEWEAAAATLPVQGNLLDGVPRLPQPTGGTGLAQMYGDAWEWTASPYVAYPGFRPLPGALGEYNGKFMCGQWVLRGGSCATPAGHVRASYRNFFPPQARWQFAGLRLAKDR
- the egtD gene encoding L-histidine N(alpha)-methyltransferase, whose translation is MNIRALDMPADGRTPPAGGLLETVRRGLRAQPKRLPSWLFYDAQGSALFERICEQPEYYLTRCETALMREHAASIADTLGMEVRLVEYGSGSATKTRLLLEHMAAPVSYVPVEISPEPLLQSVRRLGEHFPQLPVQPLCADFTRPLRLPIPPRAPRRTVVYFPGSTIGNFDTREAIALLRKMRTEMGENGGILIGADLKKDTSLIEAAYNDAAGVTAEFTLNMLARLNRELGSDFDLGAFRHRAHYNALAGRIETSLVSQREQKARVGRSQIAFGKDEAIRVEVSCKYSLEDFATLAGKAGLEVLRVWLDPEGMFSVQYLVRAGSVAR
- the trxC gene encoding thioredoxin TrxC is translated as MSTPLNVPCPYCDALNRVPADRLAEQPVCGRCKKALFEGRPLELTAANFDAVTGRGDLPVLIDFWAPWCGPCRGFAPVFAEAARQFEPRLRLAKVDTDAQPQLSQRFGIRSIPTLALFSGGREIARQAGALNAAQLRQFIDHALQ
- a CDS encoding protein adenylyltransferase SelO, with translation MRLDFDNAFLRDLAGDPEHGPRLRQVEGAAWSHVQPTPVPAPRVVAWSSEMAAILGLSRHDIESPDFASVFGGNALLEGMQPWASNYGGHQFGVWAGQLGDGRAISLGEALDARGRRWELQLKGAGPTPYSRGADGRAVLRSSIREFLCSEAMHHLGVPTTRALCLVETGEAVVRDMFYDGHPREEPGAIVCRAAPSFIRFGHFELPYARNDVALLRQLVDFTIGRDFPHLHGQGEALYADWFGEACERTARLMAQWMRVGFVHGVMNTDNMSILGLTIDYGPYGWIDDYDPEWTPNTTDAARRRYRFGQQPNVAWWNLSRLASALSPLFADVAPLQAGLDRYVRTWGASDRASAAAKLGLATARDEDLELRDGLHAWMREATADMTLTWRALIELDPAAPSPDVLAGVCYDESRRPATEPVLRDWLERYAARLREDPLPAEQRRTRMQMANPRYVLRNYLAQEAIDRAEQGDYAPVHELLDVMRHPYDEQPGREHFARKRPEWAKQRAGCSMLSCSS
- the tuf gene encoding elongation factor Tu, producing MAKGKFERTKPHVNVGTIGHVDHGKTTLTAALTKVGAERFGGEFKAYDAIDAAPEEKARGITISTAHVEYESPTRHYAHVDCPGHADYVKNMITGAAQMDGAILVCSAADGPMPQTREHILLSRQVGVPYIVVFLNKADMVDDAELLELVEMEVRELLSKYDFPGDDTPIIKGSALKALEGDQSEIGVPAIIQLVDALDSYIPEPVRAIDKPFLMPVEDVFSISGRGTVVTGRIERGIIKVGDEVEVVGIRDTQKTTVTGVEMFRKLLDQGQAGDNAGLLLRGLKRDDVERGQVLAKPGTITPHTDFEAEVYVLSKDEGGRHTPFFKGYRPQFYFRTTDVTGAVTLPEGVEMVMPGDNIKMVVSLIHPIAMDEGLRFAIREGGRTVGAGVVAKVIK